Proteins from a single region of Struthio camelus isolate bStrCam1 chromosome W, bStrCam1.hap1, whole genome shotgun sequence:
- the LOC138064313 gene encoding transmembrane emp24 domain-containing protein 7, translated as MPLRGRGAAGPWGRLALPLLLAACAARASEITFELPDNAKQCFYEEIAQGTKCTLEFQVITGGHYDVDCRLEDPDGIVLYKEMKKQYDSFTFTASRNGTYKFCFSNEFSTFTHKTVYFDFQVGEDPPLFPSENRVTALTQMESACVSIHEALKSVIDYQTHFRLREAQGRSRAEDLNTRVAYWSIGEAIILLVVSIGQVFLLKSFFSDKRTTTTRVGS; from the exons ATGCCGTtacggggccgcggggccgcggggccctgggggcggctggcgctgccgctgctgctggccgCCTGCGCCGCCCGCGCCTCCGAGATCACCTTCGAGCTGCCCGACAACGCCAAGCAGTGCTTCTACGAGGAGATCGCCCAGGGCACCAAGTGCACCCTCGAGTTCCAG gtgatCACTGGAGGTCATTATGATGTTGACTGTCGGTTGGAAGATCCTGATGGCATTGTATTGTACAAAGAGATGAAGAAGCAATATGATAGTTTCACGTTTACTGCATCCAGAAACGGAACGTACAAATTCTGCTTCAGCAATGAGTTCTCTACTTTCACACACAAAACTGTGTACTTCGATTTCCAGGTTGGAGAAGATCCTCCATTGTTTCCTAGTGAGAACAGAGTAACTGCGCTTACCCAG ATGGAGTCTGCCTGTGTTTCAATTCATGAAGCTCTGAAGTCTGTCATCGATTATCAGACTCATTTCCGGTTGAGAGAAGCACAAGGCCGCAGCAGAGCAGAGGATTTAAACACAAGAGTAGCCTATTGGTCAATAGGAGAAGCAATCATTCTTCTTGTAGTTAGTATCGGGCAGGTATTTCTCCTCAAAAGCTTCTTCTCAGATAAAAGAACCACCACAACCCGTGTTGGATCATAA
- the TICAM2 gene encoding TIR domain-containing adapter molecule 2, protein MSTGQRDSEQVNELCGLSAEIREPASGSPGVCSGNENIEGVFYKFVILHAENDVDEAIRIQNLLQNKFCIKPGIIFAEMPCGKHILENLSDAVNGSAWTIILLTENFLNGPWCEFQSYTCLVNALNKRHKYNSVIPVRPLNNPLPREKTPFALQAINALEEDSPGFAKQVERIFQESTYRQQREIWRRERMKEKLEPL, encoded by the coding sequence ATGAGTACAGGTCAGAGAGATTCCGAGCAAGTTAATGAATTATGTGGCCTCTCTGCTGAAATCAGGGAGCCTGCAAGCGGATCTCCAGGAGTTTGCAGCGGTAATGAGAATATTGAGGGTGTTTTCTATAAGTTTGTGATTCTGCATGCTGAGAATGATGTAGATGAAGCCATCCGGATCCAGAACCTGCTGCAGAACAAATTTTGTATTAAACCTGGAATAATCTTTGCTGAGATGCCTTGTGGTAAACATATCTTGGAAAATTTAAGTGATGCTGTGAATGGCTCAGCATGGACTATTATACTACTGACAGAAAATTTCCTGAACGGTCCTTGGTGTGAGTTTCAGTCTTACACCTGCCTTGTCAATGCTCTTAACAAACGGCATAAATACAACTCTGTGATACCTGTGAGGCCGCTGAATAACCCGCTTCCCCGGGAGAAGACTCCTTTTGCCTTGCAGGCTATTAATGCCCTGGAAGAAGACAGTCCTGGCTTTGCAAAACAAGTGGAGAGAATTTTCCAGGAGTCTACATACAGGCAACAGCGAGAGATATGGAGGAGGGAAAGGATGAAAGAGAAACTAGAGCCCTTGTGA